The Gillisia sp. Hel_I_86 genome has a segment encoding these proteins:
- a CDS encoding PAS domain S-box protein produces MNSTTHNKDLYRHIFEASLEGIIAVNEDGRILTTNPACEELFGYKTGELIGENIEILIPENLKRQYKIYIKKQIIPPKRETDILGIKKDGSKFNLNIGLSPTVIDGKKAAIAFFWDATQHTNDLGIIKETNAKLIESNRKFDVLINNQKGIVFQCKNNRNYDMEYISEGCLEVTGHPSEAFKNQAIAYGKLILAEERDTIWKKIQNAVKQRKPYSAEYRIKSKDGTIKHVWEKGKAVYQDDKVMLNGFIADITPQKETELELRRSEAKIKALLEANPDIMFIQDQEGVFLDWYADTPQKLFMPPEKFIGVNMKKVLPPNIYKIIKKSHNRVIESGKMQIAEYSVPGTKGLEHYETRAALMNNQSLLTIVRDVTEERTKDALLTIQNNALASASNSIVIADAQQPHTPIIYCNAAFESMTGYSKEEVLGRNCHFLQKDDRNQRELDIMKTAIAHGESCNVIVRNYRKDGTMFWNDISITPVHNERNRLTHFIGVQNDVTNKVNEEQLKDKIRKILGLIVQDKQLKTIGNKIVETFETYSNDCMASVLLLDTEHKTLHTLVAPNLPKSFSNYIEGVRLGPKLGTCATAVLLRKEITISNIPRSFLWENYNKTAFKNGLKAIWSFPITSSTKQVLGLFAIYSHNPRKLLSEEIKIIMDMTRLTSIAIEKHNNALTLKENRKELKKYARKLEEKVQERTQEVMATVQKLVESNLHLEDQILITKQAQKNAKTSKNIASEIAKNFPNGFVAVINRDLKVVFAEGEALTQLGLKQSIIKKVTLDDITFFSDERKARIKENIVKTLAGQHLSFEVNYKGRYFAVNTAPLVDENNKISNALHVYSDISQQKEIEFTIQNALKKERELNELKSRFVSMASHEFRTPLSAILTSAILIGKQNEPGKELKREKYLSQIERNVNNLTVILNDFLSLSKLEEGKVVALPERFDLVSFSKMLVKQTSIGLKKKQTLRVLSSYEELYVHLDVKLLSHIINNLLSNASKYSPEASSIDFKISQRQENVVIQITDQGIGIPKEELAYLFGRFFRAKNAVNIEGTGLGLNIVKNYTELMGGTIEVKSGLNTGTTFLVELPIHKQ; encoded by the coding sequence ATGAATAGCACCACCCACAATAAAGATTTGTATCGGCATATTTTTGAAGCCTCCCTTGAAGGCATTATAGCTGTTAATGAAGATGGTCGTATTTTAACAACAAATCCTGCGTGCGAAGAACTGTTTGGTTATAAAACGGGAGAACTGATAGGAGAAAACATTGAAATTCTTATTCCTGAAAATCTTAAGCGCCAATATAAAATTTATATCAAAAAGCAAATTATTCCGCCTAAAAGAGAGACTGATATATTAGGGATCAAGAAGGATGGTAGCAAGTTTAATTTAAACATTGGTTTAAGCCCAACGGTAATTGATGGAAAAAAAGCGGCCATCGCTTTTTTTTGGGATGCTACCCAACATACAAATGATCTAGGGATAATCAAGGAAACAAACGCCAAACTCATAGAAAGCAACCGAAAGTTTGATGTATTGATAAACAACCAAAAAGGCATTGTTTTTCAATGTAAGAACAATAGGAATTACGATATGGAATATATTAGCGAAGGTTGTCTGGAAGTTACCGGCCATCCTTCTGAAGCATTTAAAAACCAGGCCATAGCCTATGGCAAACTCATCTTGGCCGAAGAACGCGATACCATTTGGAAAAAAATACAAAATGCGGTGAAACAAAGAAAACCGTATAGTGCTGAATATCGCATTAAATCTAAAGACGGAACTATAAAGCACGTTTGGGAAAAAGGCAAAGCAGTTTATCAAGATGACAAGGTAATGTTGAACGGTTTTATAGCCGATATAACACCACAAAAAGAAACTGAATTGGAATTACGCCGTAGCGAAGCAAAAATAAAAGCCTTACTGGAAGCCAACCCGGATATAATGTTCATCCAAGACCAGGAAGGTGTGTTTCTTGATTGGTATGCCGACACCCCACAAAAATTGTTTATGCCCCCAGAAAAATTTATTGGGGTCAATATGAAAAAAGTATTGCCTCCCAATATATACAAAATAATAAAAAAGTCGCACAATCGGGTAATCGAATCCGGAAAAATGCAGATTGCAGAATATAGCGTTCCTGGGACAAAAGGACTGGAGCATTATGAAACCCGTGCAGCGCTTATGAACAACCAGAGTCTTTTAACCATTGTCCGGGACGTTACAGAAGAAAGGACTAAAGACGCCTTACTTACCATACAAAACAATGCGTTGGCTTCTGCCAGTAATAGCATCGTGATTGCAGATGCGCAACAACCACATACACCAATTATTTATTGCAATGCTGCTTTTGAAAGCATGACCGGCTATTCCAAAGAAGAAGTATTGGGAAGAAATTGCCATTTTTTACAAAAGGATGATCGGAACCAAAGGGAACTGGATATAATGAAAACTGCCATTGCCCATGGAGAATCTTGTAACGTAATAGTACGCAATTATAGAAAAGATGGTACAATGTTCTGGAATGACATTAGCATAACACCCGTGCATAATGAGAGAAATAGACTAACGCACTTTATAGGTGTACAAAATGATGTTACAAATAAGGTAAATGAAGAACAACTTAAAGATAAAATCAGAAAAATACTGGGTTTAATAGTTCAAGACAAACAATTAAAAACCATTGGCAATAAGATTGTGGAAACTTTCGAGACCTATTCCAATGATTGTATGGCTTCCGTTTTATTGTTGGATACCGAGCATAAAACGCTCCACACATTGGTAGCGCCAAATTTACCGAAATCTTTTAGCAACTATATTGAAGGCGTTAGGCTGGGGCCAAAATTGGGCACTTGTGCTACAGCTGTTTTATTAAGAAAAGAAATTACTATATCCAATATCCCAAGGAGCTTTCTTTGGGAAAATTATAACAAAACAGCCTTTAAAAATGGCTTAAAAGCTATTTGGTCATTTCCAATAACGTCGTCTACTAAGCAAGTGCTTGGCTTATTTGCCATATATAGTCATAATCCAAGAAAACTTTTATCAGAAGAAATAAAAATCATTATGGATATGACCCGATTAACAAGTATAGCCATAGAAAAACATAACAATGCCTTAACGTTAAAAGAAAACAGAAAAGAGCTTAAAAAATACGCTCGAAAATTGGAGGAAAAAGTACAAGAACGCACACAGGAAGTAATGGCAACCGTTCAAAAACTGGTAGAATCCAATTTACATCTCGAAGACCAAATACTCATAACAAAACAAGCTCAAAAAAATGCCAAAACCAGTAAAAACATTGCTTCAGAAATAGCCAAAAACTTTCCCAATGGTTTTGTTGCCGTAATCAACAGAGATTTAAAAGTCGTGTTTGCAGAAGGCGAAGCATTAACACAATTAGGTTTAAAACAATCGATTATCAAAAAAGTGACCCTAGATGATATCACTTTTTTTTCTGATGAACGAAAAGCGCGAATAAAAGAAAATATAGTAAAAACCCTTGCTGGGCAGCACCTCTCTTTTGAAGTTAATTATAAAGGCAGATACTTCGCTGTAAACACAGCTCCCTTGGTTGATGAAAATAATAAAATAAGCAATGCATTGCATGTTTATAGCGATATTTCCCAACAAAAAGAAATTGAGTTTACTATACAGAATGCCTTAAAAAAAGAACGGGAATTGAATGAACTTAAATCACGCTTCGTGTCCATGGCATCCCACGAGTTTAGAACTCCATTGAGTGCCATACTCACTTCGGCAATTTTAATTGGCAAGCAAAATGAGCCCGGAAAAGAGCTTAAAAGGGAAAAATACTTGTCCCAAATTGAAAGAAACGTAAATAATCTTACGGTCATTCTTAACGACTTTCTCTCTTTAAGCAAACTGGAAGAAGGAAAAGTAGTGGCATTGCCAGAACGGTTCGATTTGGTTTCATTTTCTAAGATGTTGGTCAAGCAAACCAGTATAGGCTTAAAAAAGAAACAAACCTTAAGAGTACTTAGTTCCTATGAAGAACTCTATGTACATTTAGATGTAAAATTACTAAGTCATATAATTAACAATCTCTTGTCCAATGCGTCAAAATATTCACCGGAAGCTTCGAGCATAGATTTTAAAATATCGCAAAGACAAGAAAATGTGGTAATACAAATTACCGATCAAGGTATAGGCATACCAAAGGAAGAGCTAGCGTACTTGTTCGGGCGTTTTTTTAGGGCAAAAAACGCTGTCAATATTGAAGGTACCGGACTGGGTTTAAATATTGTAAAAAACTATACAGAATTAATGGGAGGAACTATAGAGGTTAAAAGTGGACTAAATACAGGCACAACCTTTTTGGTTGAGCTGCCAATACATAAACAATGA
- a CDS encoding efflux RND transporter periplasmic adaptor subunit, whose translation MKYISTLFLISAILGFSACNNSTEEKNIDKTPAVPVTVSSVALENNTPFLTASGKIEAANSTTLSTRMMGFVDKVHVNVGQKVTKGQLLVSINNSDLSAKQAQTSAGITEAQAAFNNAEKDYQRFQNLYADNSASQKELDDQRARYEMAKARLEGAKQMKNEVQSQFAYVNLRAPFNGTITNKFIEAGDMANPGEPLVSVEGPGNFEVTAPVPESEISKIKSGAEVEVIVKSSDEILPGKVTEVSTSAKNTGGQYLVKVVLDKTDANILSGMYATVQFPIEKKTGATIVLVPKEALVIRGQLTGIYTVSQSNTALLRWVRLGRTFGDNVEVLSGLAADENYIISSEGKLFNGAKITIKQ comes from the coding sequence ATGAAATATATATCTACCCTTTTTCTAATTTCAGCAATACTCGGTTTTTCTGCGTGCAACAATTCTACCGAAGAAAAAAACATAGATAAAACCCCTGCAGTGCCGGTAACGGTTAGTTCTGTAGCTCTAGAGAACAACACCCCTTTTTTAACCGCAAGCGGAAAAATCGAAGCTGCGAACAGCACCACGCTTAGTACCCGAATGATGGGGTTTGTGGACAAAGTACATGTAAATGTAGGTCAAAAAGTTACAAAAGGACAATTATTGGTGAGCATCAACAATTCTGATCTTTCTGCCAAACAAGCGCAAACAAGTGCGGGAATCACCGAAGCACAGGCTGCTTTTAACAATGCAGAAAAGGATTATCAACGTTTCCAAAACTTATATGCAGACAACAGTGCGAGCCAAAAAGAACTGGATGACCAACGCGCGCGTTACGAAATGGCAAAAGCCAGATTGGAAGGTGCAAAACAGATGAAAAACGAAGTTCAATCTCAATTTGCGTATGTGAATCTTCGCGCTCCTTTTAACGGAACTATCACTAATAAATTCATTGAAGCCGGTGATATGGCAAACCCGGGAGAACCATTGGTTTCGGTTGAAGGCCCAGGCAATTTTGAAGTAACTGCTCCAGTTCCAGAAAGTGAAATTTCCAAAATAAAATCTGGAGCCGAAGTGGAAGTGATTGTAAAATCTTCAGATGAAATACTTCCCGGAAAAGTTACCGAAGTGAGTACTTCAGCCAAAAACACTGGAGGCCAATATTTGGTAAAAGTTGTGTTGGACAAGACAGATGCAAACATTCTTTCTGGAATGTACGCCACCGTTCAATTTCCAATAGAAAAGAAAACAGGTGCCACCATAGTTTTAGTTCCCAAGGAAGCTTTGGTAATTCGTGGACAACTCACCGGAATTTATACGGTAAGCCAAAGCAACACCGCACTACTTCGCTGGGTGAGATTGGGCCGGACATTTGGTGATAACGTAGAAGTACTTTCTGGTTTGGCCGCAGATGAAAACTATATTATTTCTTCGGAAGGAAAACTTTTCAACGGAGCAAAAATAACCATTAAACAATAA
- a CDS encoding response regulator — MKKVLVIEDNKDVRENTAELLELGGYNVTMAENGKIGVEIAKKTLPDIIVCDIMMPELDGFEVLQVLGKNTKTASIPFIFLTAKTEKIDMRKGMNLGADDYLTKPFDENELMEAIESRLKKHDFLKREFSRTIEGVSHFIEEATKYMDLDHLSRDYKPLKYKKKDVVFREGATANALYFIESGVVKTFKTTQQGKEFVIAFNGSGHFLGQLSLLSENGTYIESAVVIEDTVLYEIPKLDFTTLINGNKDVANKFVGLISNKLVDIKDQLVNVAFNTVRQRVAKALLDLHKKGILTHEEDNGISIAREDLAGLIGTATETAIRMLTEFKGEGLITIGTTKKIVIEDKKTLENIVMFG, encoded by the coding sequence ATGAAAAAAGTACTAGTTATAGAAGACAATAAGGATGTTCGCGAAAACACGGCAGAACTCCTTGAGTTGGGAGGCTATAATGTTACCATGGCCGAAAACGGAAAAATAGGGGTTGAGATTGCAAAAAAAACCCTTCCAGATATTATTGTATGTGATATTATGATGCCGGAATTGGATGGTTTTGAAGTCCTTCAGGTTTTGGGCAAAAATACTAAAACTGCAAGTATTCCTTTTATATTCCTGACAGCCAAAACAGAAAAGATAGATATGCGAAAAGGGATGAATTTGGGCGCAGATGATTATTTGACCAAACCCTTTGACGAAAACGAATTGATGGAAGCAATAGAAAGTCGATTGAAAAAACATGATTTCTTAAAAAGAGAATTTTCACGAACTATCGAAGGTGTTTCCCACTTTATTGAAGAGGCTACAAAATATATGGATTTAGATCATTTATCCAGAGACTATAAGCCGTTAAAATACAAAAAGAAGGACGTCGTTTTTAGGGAAGGTGCCACCGCCAATGCTTTGTATTTTATAGAAAGTGGCGTTGTAAAAACATTTAAAACAACCCAACAAGGGAAAGAATTTGTGATAGCTTTCAATGGTTCTGGTCATTTTTTGGGCCAGTTATCCTTATTGTCGGAAAATGGAACATATATTGAATCTGCCGTCGTAATTGAAGATACAGTACTTTATGAAATACCCAAATTGGATTTTACCACATTGATTAATGGAAACAAAGACGTCGCAAATAAGTTTGTTGGCTTAATCTCCAATAAATTAGTGGATATAAAAGATCAATTAGTAAATGTGGCATTCAATACAGTAAGACAGCGCGTTGCAAAGGCATTACTGGATTTACATAAAAAGGGCATTTTAACCCATGAGGAAGATAATGGTATTAGCATAGCAAGAGAAGATCTTGCGGGGCTTATAGGTACCGCAACCGAGACTGCCATTCGCATGTTAACCGAATTTAAGGGGGAGGGGCTTATAACTATTGGTACAACAAAGAAAATAGTTATAGAAGACAAAAAGACATTGGAAAATATTGTAATGTTCGGGTAA
- a CDS encoding cytochrome b/b6 domain-containing protein, whose translation MTFLLLLVTIFLRLTWMNKDYMADIIYAYLNNTGQSLRREQLIFLAKQIRKPMWDWHIYLGYVLVGLFSLRFLLPFFGTLKFQNPLAKNLSLKQKFQKWTYIIFYIGVVVSLVTGLIIV comes from the coding sequence ATTACTTTCCTGCTTTTGCTGGTGACCATTTTTTTGAGGTTGACTTGGATGAACAAAGATTATATGGCAGATATAATATACGCTTATCTCAATAATACCGGGCAATCCCTACGTCGGGAGCAACTTATATTCCTAGCAAAACAAATAAGAAAGCCAATGTGGGACTGGCATATTTATTTGGGGTATGTATTGGTTGGCTTGTTCAGTTTGCGCTTCTTGCTTCCTTTTTTTGGAACTCTAAAATTTCAAAATCCGTTGGCAAAAAACCTATCCTTAAAACAAAAATTCCAGAAATGGACATACATCATATTTTATATAGGTGTGGTGGTATCCTTGGTTACAGGTCTTATAATTGTATAG
- a CDS encoding TolC family protein: MKMSKVLVFLYLLPVLSVAQQTIPISKAEVLNKVQQQNNNLKIGEQDVLATKGDYNQTNAVFLPNITASHSGMATTNPLMSFGFKLNQEIVAQADFDPNKLNNPSQIEIFTTKLEIQQPLINVDGIFQRKAAKAKWEATQMQLTRTGDYLSLETEKAYMQLQLAYKSVEVLETALKAANENFRLANNSLKQGYLQQSDVLAVQVRVTDVENQLQYAKSNVINASEYLAVLMNEKVSGILKPTDSLMVSLNANSAENLSDSRADIQAMELAAEAYKQNYKADKMTFLPRLNAFGSYELYDDQIFQADANGYLFGAALTWNIFEGSKRFGKTQRSKAEFNKANFELEQYKAESQLELNKAKRMLQDSKNNLKLTQLSLEQSEEALRIRTNRFKEGLEKTTDLLTAETQFSQKRLEYYNTVFQHNYALAYLQFLTKN; this comes from the coding sequence ATGAAAATGAGCAAAGTACTCGTATTCCTATATTTATTGCCCGTCCTATCTGTCGCACAACAAACAATACCCATTTCCAAGGCAGAAGTTCTCAATAAGGTGCAACAGCAAAACAATAACTTAAAAATTGGGGAGCAAGATGTCTTGGCCACAAAAGGCGATTATAACCAGACAAATGCGGTGTTTCTTCCAAACATAACTGCTTCTCATAGTGGAATGGCAACAACCAATCCGTTAATGTCTTTTGGATTCAAATTAAATCAGGAAATAGTTGCTCAAGCCGATTTTGATCCCAATAAGCTGAACAATCCTTCACAGATTGAAATTTTTACGACCAAACTGGAAATACAACAACCACTTATAAATGTTGACGGAATTTTTCAAAGAAAAGCTGCAAAAGCAAAATGGGAAGCAACCCAAATGCAGTTAACAAGAACTGGCGACTACCTTTCCCTAGAGACTGAAAAGGCCTATATGCAGTTGCAACTGGCCTATAAAAGTGTGGAAGTTTTGGAAACCGCCCTAAAAGCTGCCAATGAAAATTTTCGATTGGCAAACAATAGTCTTAAACAAGGCTATTTGCAGCAGAGCGATGTTTTGGCTGTACAAGTGCGCGTTACCGATGTAGAAAATCAATTACAGTATGCAAAAAGCAATGTTATAAATGCTTCGGAATATCTTGCGGTGCTTATGAATGAAAAAGTTTCGGGCATTTTGAAGCCTACAGATTCCCTTATGGTTTCCTTGAACGCAAATTCCGCTGAAAATCTATCCGATTCCAGAGCAGATATTCAAGCGATGGAATTAGCTGCGGAAGCTTACAAGCAAAATTATAAAGCCGATAAAATGACTTTTTTGCCCAGGTTGAACGCTTTTGGAAGCTATGAGCTTTATGACGATCAGATTTTTCAGGCAGATGCCAACGGATATTTATTTGGTGCAGCTTTGACTTGGAATATTTTTGAAGGTTCGAAACGCTTCGGAAAAACGCAAAGAAGCAAAGCCGAATTCAACAAAGCAAACTTTGAACTAGAGCAATACAAAGCTGAAAGCCAACTAGAGCTTAATAAAGCCAAACGTATGTTGCAAGACTCCAAAAATAATTTAAAACTCACTCAATTATCACTTGAGCAATCAGAAGAAGCGCTGCGTATTCGTACCAACAGGTTTAAGGAAGGTTTGGAAAAAACCACAGATCTTTTAACGGCCGAAACACAGTTTTCACAAAAACGACTGGAATATTACAACACTGTTTTTCAGCATAATTACGCCCTGGCATACCTTCAATTTTTAACTAAAAACTAA
- a CDS encoding IS1634 family transposase — translation MGVASLFLRMFLRKLKNRSGSISVQIISKERGKYKVVKSIGSSSNEQEIQKLVFLGKQEIERLEAQGKLFVSENDIVVEQLFEALGNASIKTAGPEIIFGKIYDGIGFNEINEDLFRHLVIARLAFPLSKLKTIEYLYRFQGVRLDIDAVYRFLDKLNDRLKTQVEQISFAHTLKVLGGKISIVFYDMTTLYFEASDEDDLRKAGFSKDGKHQNPQIFLGLLVGLGGYAISYDIFEGNIYEGHTLIPFIEKTTAKFNLEKPVIVADAGLLSNSNILALEEKGYQYIIGARLKNEPEKIKKQILAKKLIDGQMIKIPKAEKTRLIVTYANNRAAKDEHNRKRGLQRLEKRIKSGKLTKSNINNKGYNKYLKMQGDVTIEIDYEKFWKDNAWDGLKGYVTNTELSDKLVVENYKNLWHIEKAFRMSKTDLRIRPIYHRLRHRIEAHICISFTAYSIYKELERLLHTENSTISLRKAAELTHNIYQITYTLPDSKHTKSKLLKMDDQQAELYQIIEKNF, via the coding sequence ATGGGTGTTGCAAGCCTATTTTTGAGGATGTTTTTAAGAAAATTAAAGAATCGTTCTGGTAGTATATCGGTACAAATTATTTCCAAAGAAAGAGGGAAATACAAGGTTGTTAAGTCTATTGGCAGCAGTAGCAATGAGCAGGAGATCCAAAAACTTGTTTTTCTGGGAAAGCAGGAAATAGAAAGACTGGAGGCTCAGGGAAAATTGTTTGTTTCAGAAAATGACATTGTTGTTGAGCAGTTATTTGAAGCTTTGGGCAATGCCAGTATTAAAACCGCGGGCCCGGAAATTATTTTTGGAAAAATATATGACGGCATCGGTTTTAATGAGATCAATGAAGATCTGTTTCGCCATTTGGTGATTGCCAGATTGGCCTTTCCTTTGAGCAAATTAAAGACTATTGAATACCTGTACCGGTTTCAAGGTGTAAGGCTGGATATAGATGCTGTATATCGTTTCCTGGACAAGCTCAATGACCGTTTAAAAACACAGGTTGAGCAGATTTCTTTTGCACATACTTTAAAAGTTCTTGGAGGTAAGATCAGTATTGTCTTCTATGATATGACCACACTTTATTTTGAGGCCAGCGATGAGGATGATCTTAGAAAAGCAGGCTTCAGTAAGGATGGGAAGCATCAGAACCCCCAGATCTTTCTTGGTTTGTTGGTGGGGCTTGGAGGCTATGCTATTAGCTATGATATTTTCGAAGGCAATATTTATGAAGGGCATACTTTGATTCCATTCATAGAAAAAACAACAGCAAAATTTAATTTGGAAAAACCTGTGATTGTTGCCGATGCTGGCTTATTGTCAAATTCCAACATCTTGGCCCTTGAAGAAAAAGGTTACCAATATATCATTGGGGCAAGGTTAAAAAACGAACCAGAAAAAATAAAGAAACAGATACTGGCAAAAAAGCTTATCGATGGCCAGATGATCAAAATACCAAAGGCTGAAAAAACCCGTCTGATTGTTACCTATGCCAACAATCGAGCGGCAAAAGATGAGCACAACCGAAAAAGAGGATTGCAGCGCCTGGAAAAGCGGATAAAGTCTGGAAAGCTCACCAAATCCAACATCAACAATAAGGGTTACAATAAATATTTAAAAATGCAGGGGGATGTGACCATTGAAATTGATTATGAAAAATTCTGGAAAGACAACGCCTGGGATGGATTGAAAGGCTATGTAACCAATACAGAACTATCAGATAAACTCGTAGTCGAAAATTACAAAAATTTATGGCATATTGAAAAGGCCTTCAGAATGTCAAAGACCGATTTACGAATACGGCCCATTTACCACAGATTACGTCACCGGATCGAAGCCCATATCTGCATCTCATTTACGGCTTACAGTATCTATAAGGAATTGGAAAGGTTGCTGCACACAGAAAACTCTACTATATCACTAAGAAAAGCAGCAGAACTCACACATAATATATATCAAATAACTTATACCCTTCCTGATTCTAAACACACTAAATCAAAGCTCCTGAAAATGGATGATCAGCAGGCAGAATTATATCAAATCATCGAGAAAAATTTCTAG
- a CDS encoding YtxH domain-containing protein, producing MKNRNVKLLMTLLTGVAIGTAIGAGMGILFSPRKGRKTRKKIKRKIVHTAQGVSNLLKDKKEAVT from the coding sequence ATGAAAAACAGGAATGTAAAATTGCTAATGACACTTTTAACAGGTGTTGCTATAGGTACAGCCATTGGCGCAGGGATGGGAATCCTTTTTTCCCCACGCAAAGGCCGTAAAACCAGAAAGAAAATAAAGCGTAAAATAGTTCATACTGCGCAAGGCGTTTCCAATTTGCTAAAAGATAAAAAAGAGGCGGTTACCTAG
- a CDS encoding DUF302 domain-containing protein, with product MKYYIRTTLKNTTFKEAIEKTTAALKEEGFGVLKEIDIKATLKKKLDADFYNYTILGACNPKMAYEALQSENKIGTMLPCNVIVQEREPGKVEVSAVDPAASMMAVENDSLAGIAKGVQMKLKKVISSI from the coding sequence ATGAAATATTACATTCGTACAACCTTAAAAAACACAACGTTTAAAGAAGCCATCGAGAAAACAACGGCAGCCTTAAAAGAAGAGGGTTTCGGGGTGTTGAAAGAAATAGACATTAAAGCAACTTTAAAAAAGAAACTGGACGCAGATTTTTACAACTATACCATTCTTGGTGCCTGCAACCCGAAGATGGCTTACGAAGCCCTGCAATCTGAAAATAAAATCGGAACCATGCTACCGTGCAATGTTATTGTACAGGAAAGGGAACCTGGCAAAGTTGAAGTTTCAGCTGTAGATCCAGCCGCTTCCATGATGGCAGTAGAGAATGATTCTTTGGCAGGTATCGCCAAAGGAGTTCAAATGAAATTGAAGAAAGTCATTAGTAGTATATAA